Part of the Candidatus Sulfotelmatobacter sp. genome is shown below.
ATGAGAAAGCGCATGTTGATCCTGGTGGCCGCGCTGCTGGCATTCACCATCGCGGTCGGGTCGTACAAGTTCTTCCAGATCAAGGCGGCGATCGCGGCCGGCACGGCCTGGACGCCGCCGCCCGAGGCGGTCACCACGGTGGTCGCGTCGAGCGAGAAGTGGCCCGCGACGCTGTCGCCCATCGGAACGGTGGCCGCGGTCCACGGCGTGACGGTGAGCGCCGACCTGCCGGGCATCGTCGAGAGCATCACGTTCGACTCCGGGCGCAACGTCAAGGCCGGCGACGTGCTGGTGAGGCTCGACACCAGCCAGGAGCGCGCGCAACTCGCCGCCGCCCAGGCCGCGGCCGAGCTCGCGAAGCTCAACGCTGACCGCACTCAGAAGCTGTTCGAGAAGCAGGTGATCTCGCAGGCCGAGTTCGACCAGACCAACGCCGAGCTCAAGCAGGCCGAAGCCCACGTCGGCGAGATCCAGGCGGTGATCGAGCGGAAGACCATTCACGCGCCGTTCTCGGGCACGCTCGGCATCCGGAGGGTCAACGTCGGGCAGTACCTCACCGCTGGCGATCCGATCGTGCCGCTCCAGTCGATGGATCCGGTCTACGTCAACTTCACCGTGCCGCAGCAGCAGCTCGCCGAGCTGCGCCTCGGCGCGGCGGTGCGCGTCACGGCCGAGAGCCTCGCCGCGGGACCGATCGGACACATCACCGCGATCAATTCGCAGGTGGACGAGTCGACCCGCAACGTCCAGATCCAGGCGACCTTCGAGAACCCGCGCGGCACGCTTCGCCCCGGCATGTTCGTAGACGTCGAGGTGAGCGTCGGCAGCGGCCAACCGGTGGTGGCGCTGCCGGCCTCGGCGATCAGCTACGCGCCCTACGGCAACTCGGTGTTCGTGGTCGCCGAGATGAAGAGCCCGAAGGGCCAGACCTACAAGGGCGTCGAGCAGCGCTTCGTGACGCTGGGCGCGGGCCGCGGCGACCAGGTCGCGGTGGTCTCGGGCGTCCACGCCGGCGACGAGGTCGTGACCTCGGGCGTGTTCAAGCTGCGCAACGGCGCGGCGGTGCTGGTCAACAACAAGGTGCGGCCGTCCAACAATCCCGCGCCCAAGCCGGAGGACAGCTGATGAAATTCACCGATCTGTTCGTCAAGCGGCCGGTGCTGGCGATCGTGGTCAATCTGGTGATCCTGATCGCCGGGCTCCAGGCGGTGCGCTCGCTCAGCGTGCGGCAGTACCCGCGCAGCGACATCGCGGTGGTCTCGGTGACCACCAACTACGTCGGCGCCAGCTCGGACCTGGTGATGGGATTCATCACCACGCCGCTCGAGCGGGTGATCGCGAGCGCCGACGGCATCGACTACATCGAGTCCTCGAGCGCCCAGGGATTGAGCACCATCAACGTGCACTTGAAGCTCAACTACGACATCAACGCGGCGCTCACGCAGATCCAGGCGAAAGTGGCGCAAGTTCGAAACGACCTGCCGCCCGAGGCCGAGGCGCCGGTGATCGACGTGCAGACCGCCGACAATCAGTTCGCGGCCATGTACATCGGGTTCTCGTCGGACGCGCTCGACCAGAACCAGATCACCGACTATCTGACGCGCGTGGTGCAGCCCAAGCTGAGCGCGATCCAGGGCGTTCAGCGCGCCGACATCCTGGGCGGGCGCAAGTTCGCGATGCGCGTGTGGCTCAAGCCCGAGAAGATGGCGGCGATGGGCATTTCGGCGACCCAGGTGCGACAGGCGCTGGCGGCCAACAACTATCTATCCACGCTCGGCAGCACCAAGGGCTCGATGGTGTCCATCAATCTGGTGGCCAACACCAATCTCCAGACGGTGGACGAGTTCCGCAAGCTGGTGGTCAAGGAGCAGGGTGGCGACATCGTGCGGCTCGGGGACATCGCCGACGTGGTGCTGGGCGCCGAAGACTACAACCAGGACGTGCGCTTCGACGGCCGCACCGCCACGTTCATGGGCGTCTGGGTGCTGCCCAACGCGAACGCGCTCGAGGTCATCAAGCGCGTGCGCGCGGCGATCCC
Proteins encoded:
- a CDS encoding efflux RND transporter periplasmic adaptor subunit, which codes for MRKRMLILVAALLAFTIAVGSYKFFQIKAAIAAGTAWTPPPEAVTTVVASSEKWPATLSPIGTVAAVHGVTVSADLPGIVESITFDSGRNVKAGDVLVRLDTSQERAQLAAAQAAAELAKLNADRTQKLFEKQVISQAEFDQTNAELKQAEAHVGEIQAVIERKTIHAPFSGTLGIRRVNVGQYLTAGDPIVPLQSMDPVYVNFTVPQQQLAELRLGAAVRVTAESLAAGPIGHITAINSQVDESTRNVQIQATFENPRGTLRPGMFVDVEVSVGSGQPVVALPASAISYAPYGNSVFVVAEMKSPKGQTYKGVEQRFVTLGAGRGDQVAVVSGVHAGDEVVTSGVFKLRNGAAVLVNNKVRPSNNPAPKPEDS